TCGCCATAATCATAACGCACCTCGACATTGGGAGATAAATCTTTCTTGGCAAAGAGCAGAAGACATGGAACTCCATGAATAAGAGTCTTCTTCACAAATGCTGTAGCTGTTTTTTGAGGTTCATCGTTAGCATATCGTGCTATGTGTTCATCATGGTTAGTGGCATCAATGctgaaatgatataaaaaaGCTTGGAAACAAGTTTTTTCTATGTATTAAATTAAAACAGAACTAACAAATATTTTAGCATCCAAATTCGTAGGACCAGTGGTTTATAGAATATGCGCCTTCAAAAACAAGGCGGGGTTCCAAGAGATTTCGAGTATTAAGTGTAGCTTTGACAAAAGATCAAGTACCCTTGAGCTCTTCTCTATCATGTATCTCCTCGGAATGATTATCAAAACTACCAATTTTTAGGTAACACGAAAAACAGGATGACAGACCGTGGGAACAAAACCTTTCACATAAGGTAAATTGAAAAATGTCTCAAACTGAATTCCATGTTGAACTGTCACTGTCATTGACTGCAAAGCGTAGTTTTTAAGAGGctataccagtacatgtacaactggtAGGCTACTTACCACATTGTTTCTCCACTTTCGGAAAAATGATAGAGGTAACTATGCTTATTGCTTCGATAGCGTTCTTCTCGTTTCTCTGCTTCTTTGCCGTCTATCAATTCTCCCTTGTATTCGGCAAGGCATTCACCAGCTTTCATTTTGGAAGTTGTAAACAAACCTTTCCCtgcaaaaaaaatttaaattaaat
This is a stretch of genomic DNA from Lineus longissimus chromosome 2, tnLinLong1.2, whole genome shotgun sequence. It encodes these proteins:
- the LOC135483702 gene encoding N-lysine methyltransferase KMT5A-like, which gives rise to MEVHLAQVSKNTLNLEVREIDDVIGKGLFTTSKMKAGECLAEYKGELIDGKEAEKREERYRSNKHSYLYHFSESGETMCIDATNHDEHIARYANDEPQKTATAFVKKTLIHGVPCLLLFAKKDLSPNVEVRYDYGDKAAPWREKAPVMPLV